In Diorhabda carinulata isolate Delta chromosome 6, icDioCari1.1, whole genome shotgun sequence, a single genomic region encodes these proteins:
- the LOC130894701 gene encoding uncharacterized protein LOC130894701 gives MLKSVSEVIKEREDFLHHLNNDINKYDQNIQELTKEQENLDTLITNLKSLKTYPEHEALIPLGKNIYMKGKIVHTGEFYIKKTAYPNPLVLLQSADRTISCFEEEKKDKENEIDKAEYAKFQIEERIRLLKGEETFNDNSDLPKEIKSNRGVAVRVGDYYEILEFE, from the coding sequence atgttgaagagTGTTTCTGAAGTTATTAAAGAGCGTGAAGATTTTCTCCATCATCTAAATAACgatatcaataaatatgatCAGAATATTCAAGAATTAACTAAAGAACAAGAAAACTTAGATAccttaataacaaatttaaaatcacTTAAAACATATCCAGAACACGAAGCCTTAATTCCGTtaggtaaaaatatttatatgaaaggTAAAATTGTTCATACTGGGGAATTCTACATCAAGAAAACAGCTTATCCGAATCCATTAGTTTTGCTACAATCAGCTGATAGAACTATATCTtgttttgaagaagaaaaaaaggataaagaaaatgaaatcgATAAAGCCGAGTATGCTAAATTTCAAATAGAGGAAAGAATAAGATTGTTAAAAGGTGAAGAAACATTTAATGATAATAGTGATTTGCCCAAGGAAATTAAATCTAACAGAGGTGTCGCTGTGAGGGTTGGTGATTATTATGAGATATTGGAGTTTGAATAG
- the LOC130895757 gene encoding piggyBac transposable element-derived protein 3-like, with translation MKNFFAILLLSGYQKLPRRRMYWENSSDTQNQLVINSLSRDRFEYIFSNLHCCDNTNLDKTDRFAKVRLLINKMNSLFQQYAPVTENHSVDEAMVPYYGRHGCKQFIRGKPIRYGYKLWTGCTSKGYVIWVEPYQGAKSEIKPCYKELGLGPSVILQYTDIINSIQSFPYHIFCDNFFTTIPLLREMTRRNLKITGTIRENRTSKCPLANKSQFKKKSRGFIEYKTNEENTVVVKWHDNNVTLASNALPVHPTHSVSRYSLKEKKKIKVDQPHNIFTYNKYMGGVDRADQNISLYRIGLRGKKWYIPLIFHMLDLAVQNAWQLHREQNGKLDHLGFRRRIVMTILEGNQRKFAKRSKLSQSHNCEMRYDRIDHLIVTQGKQTRCRMCHKKVSTKCEKCDAALHVVCFKPYHVKEI, from the coding sequence atgaaaaattttttcgccATCCTACTACTGTCTGGTTATCAAAAATTACCCAGACGTAGAATGTATTGGGAAAATTCTTCTGACACGCAAAATCAGCTTGTTATAAATTCGTTATCTAGAGATCgttttgagtatattttcagtaatttacaTTGCTGTGATAACACGAATTTAGACAAGACAGACAGATTTGCCAAAGTAcgattattgataaataaaatgaacagTTTATTCCAACAGTATGCACCAGTAACTGAAAATCACAGTGTGGATGAAGCCATGGTGCCTTATTATGGTCGCCATGGCTGTAAGCAATTCATACGTGGTAAACCCATACGTTATGGGTACAAATTATGGACAGGTTGTACCAGCAAAGGGTATGTTATTTGGGTAGAGCCGTACCAAGGTGCCAAATCAGAAATAAAGCCCTGTTATAAGGAACTGGGTTTAGGACCATCTGTGATTCTGCAATATACCGACATAATCAATTCTATTCAAAGCTTTCCCTATCACATTTTTTGCGACAATTTCTTTACGACTATACCACTTCTGAGAGAAATGACtagaagaaatttgaagataacAGGAACCATAAGAGAAAATCGCACATCAAAATGTCCACTGGCAAATAAATCCCAGTTCAAGAAAAAAAGTAgaggttttattgaatacaAAACTAACGAAGAAAACACTGTAGTTGTTAAATGGCATGACAATAACGTCACTTTAGCATCCAATGCCTTGCCTGTTCACCCTACTCATTCAGTTAGTCGTTATTCTctcaaagaaaaaaagaaaattaaggtAGACCAACCtcataatatatttacttataacaaatatatggGAGGCGTTGACAGGGCAGATCAAAATATAAGTCTCTACAGAATAGGTTTGAGAGGAAAGAAGTGGTACATTCCTCTTATATTTCACATGTTAGATCTTGCGGTTCAAAATGCATGGCAACTTCACAGGGAACAAAATGGAAAACTGGATCATCTAGGATTTCGAAGGAGAATAGTCATGACCATTTTAGAAGGAAACCAACGAAAATTTGCGAAGAGATCGAAGTTGTCACAATCACATAACTGTGAGATGAGATATGACCGTATTGATCACTTAATTGTGACACAAGGGAAGCAAACCAGGTGTCGCATGTGCCACAAAAAAGTCTCCACCAAGTGTGAGAAGTGTGATGCTGCATTACATGTTGTATGTTTTAAGCCTTACCATGTGAAAGAAATCTaa